The Leptospira terpstrae serovar Hualin str. LT 11-33 = ATCC 700639 nucleotide sequence AATTTGTACGTGTTTCTGATTATGCGATGTTAGCTGGTCTAACTAAAGTTGTCAAAGATGTACCTCCATATGCTACAGTGGATGGTCACCCTGCTCTTGTTGTCAGTTTGAACGTTGTAGGTATGAAACGTGCAGGAATTTCTGCAGATGTTCGTTTGGCAATCAAACGAGTTTACAAAATCATCTACCACAGTGGACTCAATACCAAACAAGCGCTTGCGGAATTAAAAAAAGACACCAACCCTGCGCCAGAAGTGCAAAAAATAATCGAGTTCTTTGAATCTAGTAAACGTGGCGTAGTAGATCATCGTTTTGTTTCCGGTGGATCTGACGAAGAATGAGAGTTCTCGTTACCGGGGGAGCCGGTTACATCGGAAGCCATATTGTTTTAGAACTGATGGAACTTGGGCATGAGATCCTTGTTGTAGATGATATGGAAAAAGGAAACGAAGCCAATTTGTTTCCTGGTAATGAATTCATCAAAGGTGAAATCCAAAATCCAGAAATTTTGAAACAGGCATTTTCTAAAAAAGTAGATGCTGTTTTTCACTTTGCCGCTTGGAAAGCAGCTGGTGAATCTATGACTGACCCACTTAAGTACACGATGAATAACTTAAACGGCACCTTTACTTTGTTAAATGCACTTATTCAGTATGATTGCAAATATATAGTTTTTTCTTCCTCTGCTGCAGTTTATGGTGCACCCAAATACTTACCAATTGATGAAAACCATCCCCTACAACCAGAGAACTACTACGGGTATACAAAACTTTGTATCGAAGAAAATCTCGAGTGGTTTGATAAATTAAAAGGATTAAAATCAGCAAGATTACGTTACTTCAATGCGGCCGGTTATGATCCCAAAGGTAGAATCAAAGGAATCGAAAAAACTCCTGCCAATTTACTACCCATCATTATGGAAGCTGCTTCAGGTATTCGCAGTGGATACGAAATTTTTGGAACCGATTATGAAACAGAAGATGGAACTTGTGTTCGTGACTACATCCATGTTTCCGACTTAGCAAAAGCCCATGTTTTGGCGCTAAACTATATTATGTCGAAA carries:
- the galE gene encoding UDP-glucose 4-epimerase GalE is translated as MRVLVTGGAGYIGSHIVLELMELGHEILVVDDMEKGNEANLFPGNEFIKGEIQNPEILKQAFSKKVDAVFHFAAWKAAGESMTDPLKYTMNNLNGTFTLLNALIQYDCKYIVFSSSAAVYGAPKYLPIDENHPLQPENYYGYTKLCIEENLEWFDKLKGLKSARLRYFNAAGYDPKGRIKGIEKTPANLLPIIMEAASGIRSGYEIFGTDYETEDGTCVRDYIHVSDLAKAHVLALNYIMSKNESLTVNLGSEAGYSVKEMADLSEKVVGKTIPHKTGPRRAGDPAKLLASSAKARELLNWKPIYSDAETLLTSMWNLYKTL